Sequence from the Ziziphus jujuba cultivar Dongzao chromosome 9, ASM3175591v1 genome:
tcaaagtttgaaaaatatgaCAAAACACGTATAATTCAACTAAGCACATAATTTCAATTATCCTTATAATTTCCAATTATTCCATGCACACTTGCTCGAAACTAGAAAGCAAGAAGATACTACAtgcttcaaatatataaaacaatatatataacttaaccAAGACGTCTATTATAAGCCCCAATACTTCTCATCAATGACAAGTTTACaaatctaaattataaaatttagtaaGCATGGAATTTCAGTACGGTGACATTTATAAGGACAAACAACATttggataaaatataaaatatatactatTTTCACAATCACGCCTGATATAAATCTATAATCAATCACTTGAATAAAATAATCACACAAAATACATacgcattgattataaaaatttcatcttaAGATTGTTAGGAAAATTAAGTGTGTATTAACTAtatatcatatcaaatattataaaaacataaaatgattaaattttattcaaataacttataaaataaaaataataatcatatttaataaataaatagagtttataaaaaaaattagtattagATCGAAGTTAAAATTGAACTCTATATCCTTAATATGGATTTGAGCATGGATTTTAGTATGTAATTCTCCTTCCTAAAGGTCTTTTCTGCTTTATGCAATGTActgtacataaaaaaaataataataaagccatGAAAATAACTTCACcttcattatttaaaaataataatggattaattacaaaaaaataatactgaTGTATTTTTAATGTAAGTCattacaaaaaccaaaaataaacttTGCTCGtctaaaatttgtaattaaaaaaaaaaaaaaaaacagattaatTGATTGGCAACAAAATATACGCTGTAAAAAATATATCCTTAGcggcttctttttcttcctttgaatattcaaatgaactttgccaaaaaaaaaaaaaataaaaaataaaaacattcgaATGAACTTCGCGAAGTTCATGATCCCCAGTTAAATAaatgcgaaaaaaaaaaaaagaagaagtgagGAAACTTCGTGGAAATATAGTGggcaaaattcaagcaattggGTTGGggagttagagagagagagagagagagagagagagagagagagagaaacccttGAGAAATCGAAAATCTGCGAtttggtggtggtggcggtgaGTGTTTTGGTGGTTTGGAGGGTGGTTTTGCGGGAATAAAATCGAATTTGGAATCTGAagtgaaaagagagagagagaatggaaCAATGGATACTGTCAACTTCCCTGGAGGCGGTAACGGAGAAGCTGTTTTCAGGAGATGTCATGGAGTGGATGGGGGGGAGAAAAGGAGGGGCGAACATGGAGGAAATGAGCAAGAATTTGAAGTTTTACTTGCTGGCGGCTAAGAGCTTGTACTATGATGCTGAAGAGAAGCACATCACCAGCTCCGACGGGAAGGCTTTTGTTGCTGAGCTGCAGGAGCTTCTGTACGACGGAGAGGACGCCCTGGAGACGATCGATATTCATGGCATCCAATCCAAACAGAGAAAGGAACATGGCAGCAGCGCGACTCAGGTATTCAACTACTTGTCCGAACTCGTCTCTCCTTTCGGTAAAAAGATAGAACCTGAGCTTGTCAAGACCATTAATTGTTTGGAATGTATTCTCAAACTCAAGAACATGTTTGGTTTGAAAGAAGGTGCTGAAACTATTAGACCTCTCCGGAGGTTACCCTCAACCTCTTTTGTTGAGGAATCTAAGCTTTATGGCAGAGATTCTGATATTGAGGCCATTGTTGGCTGGTTGCTCTCTGATGCTGATGATGCTGATGCCTGTGGCACTAATAAGTTTGCACTCATAGTGGGTCCTGATGGGATTGGCAAGTCTGCTCTTGCTCAATTCGTCTTTTCTGATGATCGAATTAACGCCCACTTTGACCTTCTGCTCTGGGTTCCTGTGTTGGATGACTTTGATGCTCTGAGAATGACTAGAACACTTTTGGAGGGCCTCACTTGCCAACCCCCCTGTTATCCGCTGGAGGAGGAGGATGCATCCCGACTTCAAGCTAGATTGAAGGATGCTTTGGCCGGCAAGAATTTCCTACTTGTTCTGGATTCTAATTGCCACCGCAATCCCTTTGATCACCATGCCTTGGGGATTCTTTCTGAGTTTGGAGGTAGTCGGTGTAAGATCATTATGACCACTTCAACATGTCCTGAACCTGTGCTGATGCCtaccttttcaattattcaccaCCTCAACCCCATCTCTTGTGATGAAGATTGCTGGAAGCTATTTGTCGAACACATCTTTCATGGCGTTGCCACATCCTCACATTTTCCTCAATACCTGGAATTAGTTGGCAAAAGGCTTGTTAGCAAATGCCAAGGCAATCCCTTCGCCATCAAATTGATGGGCTGCATTTTGCGGCTTGAACACAATCCTGAGGAATGGGACAGGATTCTAAGCAGCCCAATATGGAAGCGGTCTGAAAGGGAGAGTGATATTCTTCCTGCTTTATGGTTCAGCTACCTTTCCCTTCCTCAACATCTCAAGCGATGCTTTACTCACTGCTCAATATATCACTGTGGTTATGAATTCCAGATGCAAGACTTAATCTCCTTGTGGATGGCAGAAGGGCTTCTGGAACCTCAAAATGGGAAGACCATCGAAGAAGTCGGGGAAGAGTACTTCCACGATCTGAAATCGAGGTCCTTGATCCATCAATCAAGACAAAACAAATCCTATTTTACCATGCACTACCTTGTGAACAATTTGGCTACATCACTGTCAGGACAGTTCTGTTTGAGGCTGGAGAACAACAGCTCCTTCACCCCTGTGCGCAAGACTCGTCATTTGTCTTATAAGAGACGAGAGATTCAGGATGTCAAGAAATTTGAGGCTTTGTCTGAAAGCAAGCGCCTGCGCACATTCCTGCCTTTGGGACCCATGGAGGACAACAAAACATTCAAATGGGACCGCTCGGCACTGCACAGGTTGTTCCAAATTCTGACATACTTGAGAGTGCTTTCTCTGTCCATGTATCCTATCACCGAGTTGCCTGATTCCATTGGCATGATGAAGCATCTAAGATACTTGGACTTGTCTTATACACAACTCCAAGCGATACCCGATGTGGTTTGCAGCTGTGTTCACCTACAGACACTATTATTGGTGTGCTGCTCAGCCCTTGCTCGACTGCCCTCCCTTATGAAATACCTAACCAAGTTACGCCGTCTCGACACTACAGGCACACCTCTAGTGGAGATGCCACCGC
This genomic interval carries:
- the LOC107427726 gene encoding putative disease resistance RPP13-like protein 1; protein product: MEEMSKNLKFYLLAAKSLYYDAEEKHITSSDGKAFVAELQELLYDGEDALETIDIHGIQSKQRKEHGSSATQVFNYLSELVSPFGKKIEPELVKTINCLECILKLKNMFGLKEGAETIRPLRRLPSTSFVEESKLYGRDSDIEAIVGWLLSDADDADACGTNKFALIVGPDGIGKSALAQFVFSDDRINAHFDLLLWVPVLDDFDALRMTRTLLEGLTCQPPCYPLEEEDASRLQARLKDALAGKNFLLVLDSNCHRNPFDHHALGILSEFGGSRCKIIMTTSTCPEPVLMPTFSIIHHLNPISCDEDCWKLFVEHIFHGVATSSHFPQYLELVGKRLVSKCQGNPFAIKLMGCILRLEHNPEEWDRILSSPIWKRSERESDILPALWFSYLSLPQHLKRCFTHCSIYHCGYEFQMQDLISLWMAEGLLEPQNGKTIEEVGEEYFHDLKSRSLIHQSRQNKSYFTMHYLVNNLATSLSGQFCLRLENNSSFTPVRKTRHLSYKRREIQDVKKFEALSESKRLRTFLPLGPMEDNKTFKWDRSALHRLFQILTYLRVLSLSMYPITELPDSIGMMKHLRYLDLSYTQLQAIPDVVCSCVHLQTLLLVCCSALARLPSLMKYLTKLRRLDTTGTPLVEMPPHMSYLKDLQTLTDFVLGKTSGSGIKELQHLQLCGRLCISALQNVIVGDILEANLEGKLQLTDMCFKWAGHADDSQLELQVLDNLRPPRKVKKVSVCSYGGARYPDWFGNSLFSYLVCICLSCAENCWQLPSLGQLPSLVELYIEEFGALVVISGEFYGLVTNPFPCLEILHFKNMPEWQAWFLPGCAAFPRLRDLSIINCPKLTGSIPNTKGTPRIEGCPALEILWD